The DNA region GCGACCTGGGCCCTGCGGCCTACGGGTTCGTCGACTTCCTGGAGAGGACCGGCCAGCGCTTCTGGCAGGTGCTCCCGCTCAACCCCACCGATCCGATCTGCGCAAACTCCCCCTACAGCAGCGCCTCCGCCTTCGCCGGCAACGCGTGCATGGTGAGCCCCGAGATGCTGGTCAAGGAAGGCCTGCTTTCGGAGTCGGACTTGGCTGAGAGGCCCCGGTTCAGGGAGGGTGTTAGCGAGTACGAGAGGGCGGGGGAATACAAGGGGAGTCTCCTGTGCAGGGCCTATGAGAGCTTCAGGGCAGGCGGCAGGCGCGTCTACGAGTTCGAGAAGTTCTGCGCGGAGCATGCGTCGTGGCTGGACGACTACGCGCTCTTCATCGTGATCAAGCGCAGGATGGAGGGCAGGGCATGGAGCGACTGGCCGGCGGAGCTGCGCGACCGCGAGCCCGCGTGCCTCGCCGCGGCCCGCGAGGAGCTTGCGGTCGAGGTCGACAGGGAGCGCTTCTTGCAGTTCCTCTTCCAAAGGCAGTACTCGGCGCTCAAGGAATACTGCGGGACGAAGGGCGTGAAGGTCATCGGCGACATCCCCATCTACGTGAACTACGACAGCGCCGACGTGTGGAGCCACCCGGTTTTCTTCAAGCTGGACCGCGACAAGAGGCCGGCGGCGGTTGCGGGCGTGCCGCCCGACTACTTTTCCAAGACCGGCCAGCTGTGGGGCAACCCGGTCTACAACTGGGACATGCTCGAGCAGACCGGCTTCGACTGGTGGGTGAAGAGGATGTCCCACAACCTCAAGCTCTTCG from Pseudomonadota bacterium includes:
- the malQ gene encoding 4-alpha-glucanotransferase yields the protein MTNRSSGVLLHITSLPSIFGVGDLGPAAYGFVDFLERTGQRFWQVLPLNPTDPICANSPYSSASAFAGNACMVSPEMLVKEGLLSESDLAERPRFREGVSEYERAGEYKGSLLCRAYESFRAGGRRVYEFEKFCAEHASWLDDYALFIVIKRRMEGRAWSDWPAELRDREPACLAAAREELAVEVDRERFLQFLFQRQYSALKEYCGTKGVKVIGDIPIYVNYDSADVWSHPVFFKLDRDKRPAAVAGVPPDYFSKTGQLWGNPVYNWDMLEQTGFDWWVKRMSHNLKLFDVARIDHFRGLVAYWEVPASHQTAVGGRWVEVPTDEFFGMLKKRFHELPILAEDLGLITPDVKAAMNRLGFPGMKVLLFAFNEDNPEHPYLPHNYERNCVVYTGTHDNNTSRGWFAGEAQPEERKRFEAYAGRKVSEAAVSGEMIRLAMMSVADTVIIPMQDVLGLGAECRMNQPATVDGNWRWRLTAGQLTDETADYLARITKIYGRAV